The Haliotis asinina isolate JCU_RB_2024 chromosome 2, JCU_Hal_asi_v2, whole genome shotgun sequence genomic interval TCTGAATGGTCTTCTTCCTGGCGATAACGTATATTCACAGCacaaaaataaattttaatGTTACACAGCAAATATTCAGCTTTAACagaatgaaatatataaatatttgatcACATGAATGCACAAGTGTTCTCATGTTTTTACCAGGTTTCTTTACAAGATATACGATACAAAGCTTGCGAACACAccttggaaataaataaaggaacgcTTGTCCTTGTGAACCCGTTATACTTTCTTCAGCATATATATCGTTATGAGCATCACATCacatttcaggtttgtacaaatacTAGTTGAACGGCTGGGCCTCAAGCCACATCCTGAGGGCGGGTTCTTCTCAGAGAACTGGCGTAGCGAGAGAAGTGTCACGGTGTCCGAAcccgagtaagtgagtgagggagtttgtTTGCTGTTAGGTTGTTGCTAACGTTGCACTGAGTGCTTGTATGTAGtgctgtaacgatgcatcgaactatTGATTGATTGCAACTGTATTGATTcgatagcaattaatcgatggtagaaGCAAAAAACTATCGATACTTCGATAGATTTTTACAGGGTACAAATGTTTCCCTGAAACCATGAGAGAGTTACTTCAGATTCTGTATTTAGACTTGCAGGTTTGATCGTGAGTCATAGCGGTTAGACATGGTTTGGGGACAGAAAGTGTCGAGAGAATATGGCGAGAATATGTGAGAGTAATCTTATCAGAGTAATCTTACATTGAAACAAAACCaaatcaatcaatattcatgagACAAAATATTCATGAGGGCAAAGTCAGACAGAGGCTTAAGGAATAAAAACGATGCGTTGAAACATGAGATCAAGATCTGGTGAGGCTCGAACCATGTAAAAGACAGGTTTGGCGCCGATAGAAGGGCGTGCGCTTTTAAGTGAGGGAAGCCAGCCCACGCCACCCCGTTCCTGCGCGTTGTAGGAGTCTGCCCTGTCTGTTTGTGAAGTTGAAGTTTGAGACATGGAGTGAGACAGAATAAAGAATATGAGAATATAAACTTGGTGTTCCTTGAATATCCTTGAATGTATGTGTGCCAGTACATGAATGCTTAGGGGTTGGTTCGGAGTCCCTGCCGTCCGACCCCTCACTCCTTGACTTAGCATTCTGTAACagaccaacaaacaacaatctCTAACTAACAATTAGTGAACTGTTTCAATATTTTAGTGATAGTTTgttaacaacttttttattttaaggagAATTTTTCTGCAAAAAACCTGACAGAGTTTGTATTATGCTCtcattatgatcagcgtttcatcgagcatgttatgtttattagttttcgagtaagattgcaattcatcggtccgcttttgggccaaacggactataaatCATGACATGAACATTCCAAAGCTACTATTTTGATGTAAATCGGTCAGTACGAACGGGGGTTATTCAGTTAAACCAAACAGTTATCGGTCAAAATATTACCATAACCGAAATGATATTTTGCACCTTAAGAGAGCCAGCCACTGCGCAGTATTCACGCACGGTAGCTAATGATAACAGACTTCAATATTTTCTCTAATTATTGATCGTGCAAAAACGGTCATCTTGTTTTCCTGCTCCTGCTTCAGTTTCCGAGCGGTCCGGTCAGCAGGGAGCAATATATACTATCTCCTGGAGGAGGGTGACTTCAGTGCCTGGCATTGGCTGAAGGAAGAACAGATCTACTATTGGCATGCAGGAGGAAAAGCTAAGGTGAACATGAccataaaatgcattttttaattttttaatcttatgaaacaaagaaagaaacaaacaaacaaacaaacaaataaataaataaataaataaaatcattgTGTTGTAATAGAATCAGCGTATATCTTAGAATTTGCATTTGTCTCGCATTCTCTTAATACAGACAATAACGGGAAACTAAATACTACAGTtcaaaaatgataaatatttcatctttgGTCTTCCAATCCTGCATGTTCAAGTCTATGTTCAAGGCATGCAGGAGGGAAAGCTAAGGTGATCCTAAAATGCAATATTTGAATTTATCtatctaactaactaactaactaactaactaactaactaactaactaactaactaactaactaactaacatCAGTGCGCTGTAATAGAATCAGCGTCCTCTTAAAACAGAAAATAACCTGAAACTAAATACCACTGTCCGAAAATGATAAATCTTCATATTTGGTCTTCCAGTCTTGGATGTGCAATTCTATAGCTATAAGCACGTGAACTATGTTCTGTCGTAGGTCCACACCATCGACAATAGCGGCACTCTCACCACCATCTCCCTGTGTGATGTCCTTCAAGATGCTGACTGTGTAtatgaaacaataatgccacactcaacatGGATCGCCATCGAGGCTATACAAGGATCCGGATTTGTACTTATCGGAGATGCTGCCTTTCCAGGTaaactggtttgtttgttgtctgtcaCCGCATTCTGTAGTCTTCCAAGTATTTCTAACTGGTTAGAAAATATTCGATTGTGAaccagatagtccagtgattTACCTTGCGCATCAACCTTTGCAATTTGCaatgtgatgacatgtcaaccaagtcagcgagctggACCACCCGAGTAATCAATTGTTGATGCAGTCAGGCGAGTAGGTAGCCATTGTTTTTTCAAAGGGTAATGGGTTTCAAAGCTTTATTTGCCAAGGGAGAGTTCAATACACGCCTTGAAAGTCCTATACTTTATTCCTCAGTTAACATACAGGTCATGCTGCTCCCGGTCACCCAGTTAATGCTAATTGCACACCTTGTTATCACCGATACATTACATTCCCTCATTCACTATccttttttcttttatttcttaacaaaagaaaagaaaaaaggcCTAGTTATttaaaacagtaaaaacaatgGTCAGTCAACTGGTTGGCTAGTTCTGGATGTAGACGCAAATGCTTCCACTGACTTCTTCACTATTCCATACATTACATAATCTCTATATTTTGTTGGTTGACTCCACTGCCACTACACACATCCTGTATGTCAGGGGTTTTCTCACCTGATTTAAACACGCTGGGAGATGCAGCACTTTCACCAATGCACGACACTACATGCACTGAACTCTCAGTAGATGATTCTTATTGTGACTTTTCCGCTCGTCACATTTCCACCATGACACTGAACATCTACACCGTGCTCAATAACACATGATGAATCCACAAACTTTTTCACATAATGTATGTTTAATAAAAAACTTGgagcattttttttcatttgtatggAATGGGAAGCCAGACAAAATAGGGTAACTTTGAAAAAAGACTACCGGGTAGGGGGAATTAGGACGACGGATAGTCATTCCTTTATCGATTCACTTAAAATAGCAGCTCTAAAGAGATGCCTGTGTAGAGCTAACTGTAGCAATCACAGCAATATACCTATGAGATCATTACTTCACTTAGGAGGTAATATTGATCAATTTAAGAAGATGTCTAAGATGTTTTCAGGCATGTGAGATTCAGATCTTCTTTCAGAGCTGGCCAAGATGATTATCAGAAAATACTTTATGAACCGCTGTGGCTGCACTCTTCTCTTCTCTTTTGATCCATAATTGGTTTAGTCCAGTTTGAATTGAGCGCGCTTGACAACTCACGTGTTCTCCTGTCCTTTCAAATTGCCCGCGCTCAACAGAGCGTGCGACCTGTTTTCATGAATACTGGGTGTGTGTTGCAAGTACATCATACCACAACAGAGACGATTTGTGTTGACACGGGTTTATGAGACGGAATGTTGGAGTCATGCAAAATGTAGTCGAACACATTCCATACAGAACGCACCCTGTACACATTTAACACTATAAAAGTAATGGATAGTTGTTGTACGTTTAAATGTTATTTCATACTAGTTCTCCATCCACCTGTAGCGTGATTAGAAATACATGATTTTGAGCCATGTACAGTTTGTCCCACGAATCCTCTTGATTGCATCTCTATAGTTCCGATTTCTCTTGCCCAGTCTCTGACAGTCTCTGGATCTCTTCTAGCCTGATTCATCTTGGCACCGATCTTTGTGTTAGAAAATTTACATATTCCTCTGCTAGAATAGATGACCGGGTGCTACTTATCTTAGTGACTTTATTCTTGTGGAGTCGTGTCAGTACATCAGCATCATTCTGATTACCTGGTTTGTATTGCACTCTGAATGCATATGGTAGAAGTCACATTTagacgattgcgagtgggagGAAATGACTGGTCCTGAACAAAAAGTAAAccttcagtttcacatttgagaccaaccgacttcatccaggcgaaggagtcagttGGACTGTTACTCTGTTCCTAGAAATGAACTCATCACACATTCCATCGAAACCTTGCACTGGTTTCCCATTTCCTCTTTAATAATCTTCAAGGTCTGTACCGCCACTGCACGTAGACTGGATCCTCAGAATGCTTCCCCACAAGTAACCGACTCTGGGCaaacttggtgaaggacttcacctggtttactccaaTCGTTGTACGCCCAGAAGAACATGGCCATCAAGAacatcaacctcaaatttcaggttgtgtccaacaaccttggcacgcttcaAATTGCTATGGAATTCCCTGCACAATGCAATACACAatatcatgaagagcctccacattaatcaaacctcGATCTCCAGAATATATTGACGTATATAAACggttattattataattattaatcACCATCTAATATTTTTCCAGGGTTTGACTTCAAGGACTGGAAACTGGGTCGGGCGACTGACTTGATACGGGACTTCCCGGCACACAGTGATATCATCAAGCGGCTTACTAGGCAGCAATAAGACCATCCATAGATTATACCAGACACTAATTAAAAAGTAAAACCGGTT includes:
- the LOC137271764 gene encoding uncharacterized protein; the encoded protein is MAKFLADEQGLNEAKMLQYNVGQRLTHKKNKYRDLERRLEKLLAITDTMLVSLFSVAVLVCLPAIIYGSSRNAAAGADVECRSVPFWIKAHAEHESRISENPFVQILVERLGLKPHPEGGFFSENWRSERSVTVSEPDFRAVRSAGSNIYYLLEEGDFSAWHWLKEEQIYYWHAGGKAKVHTIDNSGTLTTISLCDVLQDADCVYETIMPHSTWIAIEAIQGSGFVLIGDAAFPGFDFKDWKLGRATDLIRDFPAHSDIIKRLTRQQ